A section of the Spirosoma pollinicola genome encodes:
- a CDS encoding peptidoglycan DD-metalloendopeptidase family protein codes for MLLPFDFQKDPYLVLDFSASNPDLNSELDLTDTASFSDYVFGKMRSAGAPVGVGGYNEHRVIYRRSEHFSSSEEPREIHLGIDFWAEAGTPVFAPMDGVVHSFRDNNNFGDYGPTIILEHAGSVLERSAAGKPRATEVSENAAFQPRYSLYGHLTRASLIGLYEGKEIKAGDKLGEIGPYPENGDWPPHLHFQLMNDMLGLKGDFPGVCSPTDRDKFLALCPNPNTLMGISGLP; via the coding sequence ATGCTTCTCCCCTTCGATTTTCAAAAAGACCCGTACCTTGTTCTTGACTTTTCAGCATCTAACCCCGATCTCAATAGTGAACTCGATCTGACGGATACGGCCAGCTTTTCGGACTATGTGTTTGGTAAAATGCGGTCAGCGGGGGCACCAGTTGGCGTGGGCGGCTATAACGAACACCGGGTTATTTATCGTCGGAGTGAGCATTTTTCCAGTTCAGAAGAACCCCGGGAAATCCACCTCGGTATTGACTTCTGGGCCGAAGCCGGAACGCCTGTTTTCGCGCCGATGGATGGCGTTGTGCACAGCTTTCGGGATAATAATAATTTCGGCGATTACGGGCCAACCATTATTCTGGAACATGCAGGCAGTGTATTAGAACGTAGCGCGGCTGGAAAGCCGCGAGCTACAGAGGTGAGTGAAAATGCGGCTTTCCAGCCGCGCTACTCGCTTTACGGCCACCTTACCCGTGCATCGCTGATCGGATTATATGAAGGAAAAGAAATCAAAGCGGGCGACAAACTTGGCGAGATTGGCCCCTATCCCGAAAATGGCGACTGGCCTCCCCACCTTCACTTTCAATTAATGAACGATATGCTGGGCCTGAAAGGCGACTTCCCCGGCGTTTGCTCGCCCACAGATCGTGATAAATTCCTGGCTCTCTGCCCGAATCCAAATACCTTGATGGGCATATCGGGATTACCTTGA
- a CDS encoding alpha/beta fold hydrolase — protein MKAFYLLVSLLVAGFAHAQTTRDPLFTSFDGTKIHYDVLGEGKPVVLLHGFISNSESWKRADVRQALANAGFKVVMLDLRGNGLSDKPHTAEAYRDNTELKDVIALMKHLGLKNYDVVGYSRGAILTAKLLTMDKQVRRAVMGGISVDFSDPNWFRRKNFFEALTKPGSHPELQSAVDYAKKSGADTVVLARLQEFQPVTSRAELGKIKIPVLVVNGDKDKDNGDPQTLVDAIPGSRLVIVPGDHGGAMRTPEFAKAVVEFLTK, from the coding sequence ATGAAAGCGTTTTATTTACTTGTAAGTCTGTTGGTTGCTGGATTTGCCCACGCGCAAACGACCCGTGACCCCTTGTTCACGTCTTTCGACGGGACCAAAATTCACTACGATGTTTTGGGCGAAGGAAAGCCGGTTGTTCTGCTTCACGGATTCATCTCGAACAGCGAAAGCTGGAAACGGGCTGATGTTCGGCAGGCATTGGCCAATGCCGGATTTAAAGTCGTCATGCTCGATTTGCGGGGCAACGGCCTCTCAGACAAGCCTCATACTGCCGAAGCCTATCGCGACAATACCGAATTAAAAGATGTTATCGCTTTGATGAAGCACCTCGGCCTGAAAAACTACGATGTGGTGGGCTATTCGCGCGGAGCCATTCTGACCGCTAAATTGCTGACAATGGACAAGCAGGTTCGTCGGGCGGTGATGGGCGGCATTAGCGTCGACTTCTCTGATCCAAACTGGTTTAGACGGAAGAATTTCTTTGAAGCACTAACCAAACCCGGTAGCCATCCGGAGTTGCAGTCTGCCGTTGATTATGCTAAAAAATCGGGTGCCGATACAGTCGTATTAGCCCGTTTGCAGGAGTTTCAGCCCGTAACGAGCCGCGCCGAATTGGGTAAAATCAAAATTCCGGTGCTCGTTGTCAACGGTGACAAGGACAAAGATAACGGCGACCCGCAAACCTTGGTCGATGCCATTCCGGGATCGCGCTTAGTAATCGTTCCCGGCGATCATGGCGGGGCCATGCGCACGCCGGAATTTGCCAAAGCGGTGGTGGAGTTTTTGACGAAGTAA
- a CDS encoding DoxX family protein has protein sequence MTNNQLAQLVIRIGLGVNMLMHGLVRLPKLTAFVTKTEVGFATTILPTLLTRAFLYTLPFVELTIGILILLGGQLTKWGYFAGGLVISLLLFGTTLKEDWSGAGLQMTYIIAFYLALRGVDSSGRSRSR, from the coding sequence ATGACGAATAACCAACTGGCTCAACTCGTCATACGTATCGGTTTGGGTGTTAATATGCTGATGCATGGTCTTGTTCGCCTGCCTAAGCTGACCGCCTTCGTAACAAAGACTGAAGTGGGCTTTGCAACAACCATCCTGCCTACCCTCCTGACAAGGGCCTTTCTATATACACTGCCCTTTGTTGAGCTAACCATCGGCATCCTGATTTTACTGGGCGGGCAGCTAACAAAGTGGGGCTACTTTGCTGGTGGCCTGGTCATAAGCTTGCTTTTATTTGGTACGACGTTAAAAGAAGATTGGTCGGGAGCAGGCTTGCAAATGACCTATATCATAGCGTTTTACCTCGCTTTGCGCGGAGTAGACTCGTCGGGACGCAGTCGGTCCCGATGA
- the sufB gene encoding Fe-S cluster assembly protein SufB, translating to MSKDADILESITNAEYKYGFETLIEADEAPVGLDESTIRFISAKKNEPDWLLENRLKAFRMWQEMTEPKWPNVFYPKIDYQAIKYYSAPKQKKTVNSLDEIDPELIDTFNRLGISLSEQKRLTGVVDPLDVDGSKSNRPRVAVDAVMDSVSVATTFKKDLAERGIIFCSISEAVHEHPELVKKYMGSVVPAKDNYFAALNAAVFTDGSFCYIPKGVRCPMELSTYFRINAAGTGQFERTLIIADEGSYVSYLEGCTAPMRDENQLHAAVVELIAKGNAEIKYSTVQNWYPGDKDGKGGIYNFVTKRGICDGPNAKISWTQVETGSAITWKYPSVILKGDNSIGEFYSVAVTNNMQQADTGTKMIHIGKNTKSRIVSKGISAGKSQNSYRGLVQVMKRAENARNHSQCDSLLLGDKCGAHTFPYLEVSNPSATVEHEATTSKIGEDQLFYCNQRGIPTEQAVALIINGYAKEVLNQLPMEFAVEAQKLLAISLEGSVG from the coding sequence ATGAGCAAGGACGCGGATATTTTAGAAAGCATAACCAACGCCGAATATAAATACGGGTTTGAGACGTTGATCGAAGCCGACGAAGCCCCGGTGGGTCTTGACGAAAGCACGATTCGTTTCATTTCTGCCAAAAAAAATGAACCTGACTGGTTACTGGAAAATCGTCTGAAAGCCTTTCGGATGTGGCAGGAAATGACCGAACCAAAATGGCCAAATGTTTTCTATCCCAAGATAGATTATCAGGCCATTAAGTATTACTCGGCCCCGAAACAAAAGAAAACGGTTAACTCCCTCGACGAAATCGATCCTGAACTGATCGATACATTTAATCGCCTGGGCATTTCACTGAGTGAACAAAAACGCCTTACGGGAGTCGTTGATCCCCTTGATGTAGATGGGTCAAAGAGCAACCGTCCACGGGTAGCTGTCGATGCCGTTATGGATTCTGTTTCGGTAGCCACGACATTTAAGAAAGACCTTGCCGAACGCGGCATTATTTTCTGTTCCATTTCGGAAGCCGTTCATGAACATCCAGAACTGGTAAAGAAATACATGGGCTCCGTAGTGCCCGCCAAGGACAACTATTTTGCAGCCCTTAATGCAGCCGTATTTACCGATGGCTCGTTCTGTTATATTCCGAAAGGCGTTCGTTGCCCAATGGAGTTGTCGACCTATTTCCGCATCAACGCGGCCGGAACAGGCCAGTTTGAACGTACGCTCATTATTGCCGACGAAGGTTCGTATGTAAGTTATCTCGAAGGCTGTACAGCCCCCATGCGCGATGAAAACCAGCTCCATGCGGCCGTAGTTGAACTTATTGCCAAGGGCAACGCCGAAATCAAGTACTCGACGGTGCAGAACTGGTATCCCGGCGATAAAGATGGTAAAGGCGGCATTTATAATTTCGTAACCAAACGCGGTATCTGCGATGGTCCGAACGCCAAAATCTCCTGGACCCAGGTTGAAACTGGTTCAGCTATTACCTGGAAGTACCCGTCGGTTATTCTGAAAGGCGATAATTCAATTGGTGAGTTCTATTCGGTGGCTGTCACGAACAACATGCAGCAAGCCGACACGGGCACCAAAATGATTCACATTGGCAAGAACACCAAGAGCCGGATTGTATCGAAAGGTATCTCGGCCGGCAAGAGTCAGAACTCTTACCGGGGTTTGGTGCAAGTCATGAAACGTGCCGAAAATGCCCGGAACCACTCGCAGTGCGACTCATTGCTGTTAGGCGATAAATGCGGAGCGCACACGTTCCCTTATCTGGAAGTGAGTAACCCATCGGCCACGGTCGAGCACGAAGCGACAACCTCGAAAATTGGTGAAGACCAGCTATTCTATTGCAACCAGCGCGGCATTCCAACCGAACAGGCCGTAGCCCTTATCATTAACGGGTACGCCAAAGAAGTACTGAACCAATTGCCAATGGAATTTGCCGTTGAAGCGCAAAAGCTGCTGGCAATCAGTCTGGAAGGAAGCGTTGGTTAA
- a CDS encoding universal stress protein, with protein sequence MTNLLFPTDFSSNNNVALDWVRLFARKTGATITLLHVYQPMIPDSTLPTVGDPGMGMIASQEVEEISRQQLTELAIRLQAEGLSVNAESRIGSVDDTILDVAKESSADLIVMGRSEMNTFFDRLAGSAVSDVAGDALCPVLIVPIAPDGTTMRPAEVHTIAYAMQTQTTQAQVTFQTESLLEAFDAKLVVLTDDKIENAHADLIVMQLAPKAGFLDNLFHPNHTTALIEKSDVPVLVYHEKK encoded by the coding sequence ATGACAAACCTGCTTTTTCCCACGGATTTCTCGTCCAATAATAACGTTGCTTTAGACTGGGTACGCCTTTTCGCCCGCAAAACCGGCGCAACTATTACGTTACTCCATGTGTATCAACCCATGATTCCCGATTCTACGCTGCCTACGGTTGGTGATCCGGGAATGGGTATGATCGCGTCGCAGGAAGTCGAGGAGATTAGCCGTCAGCAATTGACTGAATTGGCCATCCGACTTCAGGCTGAAGGTTTATCGGTGAATGCGGAGTCACGTATTGGCTCGGTAGACGATACTATCCTCGATGTTGCCAAGGAAAGTTCGGCCGATTTGATCGTAATGGGTCGGAGTGAGATGAACACGTTCTTCGATCGTCTGGCGGGCAGTGCCGTCAGCGATGTTGCCGGTGATGCGTTGTGTCCTGTGTTAATTGTCCCGATTGCGCCAGACGGAACCACTATGCGCCCGGCGGAGGTACATACAATTGCCTACGCGATGCAGACACAAACGACACAGGCACAGGTAACTTTTCAGACCGAATCGCTCCTGGAAGCATTCGACGCTAAGCTTGTTGTCCTGACCGACGATAAAATCGAAAACGCACATGCCGACCTGATTGTAATGCAACTGGCCCCGAAAGCGGGATTTCTGGATAATCTCTTTCACCCGAATCACACCACAGCACTGATCGAGAAATCGGATGTGCCGGTGCTGGTGTATCACGAAAAGAAATAG
- a CDS encoding SPFH domain-containing protein, with amino-acid sequence MNFLLLLVGIGAVIVYLSVIIVQQGTVAVITVFGKYARVLRPGLNFKIPFIEVIYRRISIQNRSVELAFQAITADQANVNFKAMLVYSVLNQEEETIKNVAFKFIDEASFMQALIRTIEGSIRSFVATKRQSEILALRSEIIEHVKAQLDTLLESWGYHLTDLQLNDIAFDEVIMRSMAQVVASSNLKAAAENEGQALLITKTKAAEAEGNAIQISAEAEKKASQLRGQGVALFREEVARGMAESAKVMTEAKLDASLILFSIWTEAIKHFAEKGQGNVIFLDGSTEGMDKTMKQLLAVEKMNTNADSSGIITPPPAPGRR; translated from the coding sequence ATGAATTTTCTATTGTTACTCGTTGGGATAGGGGCAGTCATCGTCTATCTGTCGGTAATAATTGTGCAACAGGGTACGGTTGCCGTTATTACGGTTTTTGGCAAATATGCCCGCGTACTTCGACCAGGCCTCAACTTCAAGATCCCGTTTATCGAAGTCATTTATCGCCGTATTTCTATTCAGAACCGTTCTGTTGAACTGGCATTCCAGGCCATTACTGCCGATCAAGCGAATGTGAATTTCAAAGCCATGCTGGTGTATTCCGTACTTAATCAGGAAGAAGAAACCATCAAAAACGTAGCCTTCAAATTTATTGACGAGGCCTCTTTTATGCAGGCTCTGATTCGGACTATCGAAGGCTCGATCAGGAGTTTTGTGGCGACTAAGCGGCAGTCGGAAATTCTGGCTCTGCGCTCCGAAATCATTGAACACGTAAAAGCACAACTCGATACGCTGCTCGAAAGCTGGGGATATCACCTCACCGATTTACAGTTGAATGACATTGCGTTCGATGAAGTCATTATGCGGTCGATGGCGCAGGTAGTGGCCTCGTCAAACCTGAAAGCGGCTGCCGAAAACGAAGGACAGGCGCTGTTGATCACCAAAACCAAAGCCGCTGAAGCGGAAGGAAATGCCATTCAGATTTCGGCCGAAGCCGAGAAAAAAGCGTCGCAGTTACGCGGGCAGGGCGTTGCTCTGTTCCGGGAAGAAGTCGCCAGAGGTATGGCCGAATCAGCCAAAGTGATGACGGAAGCCAAGCTCGACGCATCGCTGATTCTGTTCTCCATCTGGACAGAAGCCATTAAACATTTCGCTGAGAAAGGGCAGGGGAACGTTATTTTTCTGGATGGCTCGACCGAAGGCATGGACAAAACGATGAAGCAGTTACTGGCCGTCGAAAAAATGAATACGAACGCTGATTCAAGCGGTATTATCACGCCACCGCCAGCACCGGGAAGGCGGTAG
- a CDS encoding MFS transporter: MKKSLLPLAIGGFGIGMTEFVMMGILPDISSSLQISIPVAGHLISAYALGVVLGAPLLVGIAGNYPPKKILLGLMALFTFCNALSSFAPNYEIMMLTRLLSGLPHGAFFGVGAVVASRLAGKGKEAQAISMMFAGLTVANIIGVPIGTYIGHTMSWRYTFIIIAGVGLATMFCIQKLLPVMPVVGETNLRKDMKLFTKVEPWLILGITAIGTGGLFAWFSYIAPLLTEVAHFSNGQLTWILVLAGLGMATGNLISGRIADLISPSKATALFLLLMTVSLIGVYFVAQYQIPLLIMTFITGAIAFSLGAPIQILMIRAANGSEMLASSVSQAGFNMGNALGAYLGGLPIAAGLGYASPEWVGAALAFAGFGLAVVVYFRQKEKGVEETDEAVNYELVAGH, translated from the coding sequence ATGAAAAAAAGTCTGTTACCTCTCGCCATTGGGGGCTTCGGTATTGGCATGACCGAGTTCGTCATGATGGGCATCCTGCCCGATATTTCCAGTTCCCTTCAAATATCCATTCCCGTAGCTGGCCACCTTATTTCTGCCTACGCGCTGGGTGTAGTGCTGGGCGCCCCGCTGCTGGTGGGCATTGCCGGGAATTATCCGCCCAAGAAAATATTGCTGGGCCTTATGGCTCTCTTTACCTTCTGTAACGCGCTTTCGTCGTTTGCGCCCAATTATGAGATCATGATGCTCACCCGGCTGTTATCCGGGTTGCCGCATGGTGCATTTTTCGGTGTTGGGGCTGTAGTTGCCAGTCGATTAGCGGGTAAGGGGAAAGAGGCTCAGGCCATATCCATGATGTTTGCCGGACTCACCGTTGCCAATATTATTGGTGTACCAATAGGCACCTACATTGGGCATACGATGAGCTGGCGGTATACCTTCATCATTATTGCGGGTGTCGGGCTGGCGACTATGTTTTGTATTCAAAAATTACTGCCTGTAATGCCGGTTGTTGGGGAGACTAATTTGCGGAAGGACATGAAGCTTTTCACGAAGGTAGAACCCTGGCTGATTTTAGGTATTACGGCTATTGGTACCGGCGGATTGTTCGCCTGGTTCAGTTATATCGCTCCTTTGTTGACAGAAGTGGCCCACTTTAGTAATGGTCAACTTACCTGGATACTGGTGCTGGCAGGTTTAGGCATGGCTACCGGCAATCTGATTTCCGGCCGTATAGCCGATCTGATCTCACCCAGTAAGGCTACTGCGTTATTTCTGCTTCTCATGACGGTATCCCTGATAGGCGTCTATTTCGTAGCCCAGTATCAAATACCGCTTTTGATTATGACCTTCATCACGGGGGCTATTGCTTTCTCATTGGGGGCTCCCATCCAGATTCTGATGATTCGGGCCGCAAACGGTTCCGAAATGCTGGCTTCTTCGGTCAGTCAGGCAGGGTTTAATATGGGGAACGCGTTGGGGGCTTACCTCGGTGGATTACCCATTGCCGCCGGTCTGGGTTATGCCTCTCCTGAATGGGTGGGTGCTGCGCTGGCATTTGCCGGTTTTGGTCTGGCTGTAGTCGTCTACTTCCGTCAGAAAGAAAAAGGTGTAGAAGAAACCGACGAAGCCGTAAACTACGAACTGGTAGCTGGTCATTAG
- a CDS encoding serine hydrolase, with amino-acid sequence MKSTPIQRLASLSVLVILLAASTTFAQSKAAKIDALVQQYVTNRQFNGSVLVAEKGQVIFKKGYGMANMEWNIPNAPDTKFRLGSITKQFTAMLIMQLVEKGKLKLAGKVTDYLPDYPKATGDKITIHHLLTHTSGIPNYTNFPKFFETLSRDPVTPESFTKKFDSMPLDFEPDTKFSYSNSGYFLLGVIIEKVTGKSYADVLTENILKPAQLANTGYDLFSPILPKRATGYEKKNGGYVNSPYLDMTIPYAAGSMYSTVEDLYRWDQALYTDKLLSASGKVTMYTPFLDSYAYGWGVRNAKIGQLKDSLLVIEHTGGINGFNTIISRLPKDKQLVVLLNNTGGAPLSDIRKNILRILYDQPIEAPKKPIADLLRQSVQSDPLEKTKQKLTAWKADKAYNASEEDVNVVGYELLRDGKTKEAITVFTLNAEAYPNSFNVYDSRGEAYKAMGNKAAAIQDYKKSVALNPRNTNGYAMLKELGESVEAPKEVVVAVDSATLASYVGTYQLAPAFSIAIILKADRLFGQATGQPMVELFPESKTKFFLKVVDAQVTFISNDKGEVEQLVLHQNGQDIPGKRMR; translated from the coding sequence ATGAAAAGCACACCTATACAGCGGTTGGCAAGTCTGTCCGTTCTGGTTATTCTGCTTGCTGCGTCAACGACGTTTGCCCAAAGTAAAGCGGCTAAAATTGATGCACTGGTGCAGCAATACGTGACCAATCGCCAGTTCAATGGCTCGGTGCTGGTTGCCGAAAAAGGGCAGGTTATTTTCAAAAAAGGATACGGGATGGCTAATATGGAATGGAATATCCCGAATGCACCCGATACCAAATTCCGGCTGGGTTCCATTACCAAACAATTTACGGCCATGCTCATCATGCAACTGGTCGAAAAAGGCAAGCTGAAACTAGCCGGCAAAGTCACAGATTATTTGCCTGACTACCCGAAAGCCACGGGTGACAAAATTACCATTCACCACTTGCTGACCCACACGTCGGGTATTCCGAACTACACCAACTTCCCGAAGTTTTTCGAGACGCTTAGCCGCGATCCTGTTACGCCCGAATCCTTCACGAAGAAATTTGATAGTATGCCGCTGGATTTTGAACCCGACACCAAATTTTCGTACAGCAACTCCGGCTATTTCCTGTTGGGCGTCATTATCGAAAAAGTAACAGGAAAGTCCTATGCCGACGTACTTACCGAGAATATTCTTAAGCCCGCCCAACTGGCCAATACCGGCTACGATCTATTCAGCCCTATTTTACCCAAACGGGCAACCGGTTATGAAAAGAAAAATGGTGGCTATGTAAATTCGCCTTACCTGGATATGACGATTCCGTATGCCGCCGGGTCGATGTACTCGACCGTTGAGGATCTGTACCGGTGGGATCAGGCGTTGTATACCGATAAGCTACTATCGGCGAGCGGGAAAGTAACGATGTATACTCCGTTTTTAGATAGCTATGCCTACGGATGGGGCGTTAGAAATGCGAAGATTGGCCAACTTAAAGACAGCCTCCTGGTCATTGAACACACAGGGGGAATCAACGGCTTCAATACCATAATCAGCCGCCTTCCGAAGGACAAACAATTGGTTGTACTGCTGAACAACACGGGCGGAGCGCCACTCAGCGACATACGTAAAAACATCCTGCGCATCCTGTACGATCAGCCTATTGAAGCGCCCAAAAAGCCGATTGCCGATTTGCTCCGGCAATCGGTACAGTCAGACCCGCTGGAAAAAACGAAACAGAAACTCACTGCCTGGAAGGCCGACAAAGCGTATAACGCGAGTGAAGAGGACGTCAATGTTGTAGGGTATGAGCTACTGCGCGACGGGAAAACTAAAGAAGCCATTACTGTTTTTACCCTTAATGCAGAGGCTTACCCAAACTCCTTTAATGTATATGACAGCCGGGGTGAAGCGTATAAGGCAATGGGTAATAAAGCGGCTGCCATACAGGATTATAAAAAGTCAGTGGCGCTCAACCCCCGAAATACCAATGGATATGCTATGTTGAAGGAATTAGGGGAATCTGTAGAAGCGCCTAAAGAGGTTGTTGTTGCCGTCGACTCGGCTACGTTAGCGTCGTATGTCGGTACCTATCAATTAGCCCCGGCCTTCTCCATCGCGATTATCCTGAAAGCTGATAGGCTGTTTGGACAGGCTACCGGGCAACCCATGGTTGAATTATTTCCCGAGTCGAAAACCAAGTTTTTCCTGAAAGTAGTTGACGCACAGGTTACGTTTATCAGCAACGATAAAGGTGAAGTGGAGCAACTCGTTCTGCACCAGAATGGTCAGGATATACCCGGGAAACGGATGCGTTGA
- a CDS encoding S41 family peptidase, translating to MKSSNLFILLILSAWAIPYFCVGQPALRPAVNIPQLIDSISLSLNRHYVFPAEAQRMSVYLNAQLQKKAYASLANTPNELVKQLQADLSTVHHDPHLFMDYNPAFTAAAPGSPSSAEEEMTQAKKYWQANNYLFRKVEVLPGNIGYFPFTGFVPDLAGAQPTITAGLQFVANTNALIIDLRENMGGSPEMVSLLESYFFKTKTHMNDLINRSTNDTTVFYADPVKARNLSLLMPIYILTSHRTFSGAEDFAYGMQMAKRAIIVGEKTGGGAHPTKPISVGQGIVISIPFARSLNPVTHTDWEGVGVIPTVSIEASQAFAKAQELALLEQLYAATTEQEKHQLAYLLDELAAQRQAQPLPVNVLRVYAGTYGPLTIYLNKNKLFCKNTEAGGLLTELKHISNRRFVLDDTAHVEFVKDSKGRYPTIKLYVSDGNIVEERRKGLH from the coding sequence ATGAAATCTTCTAACCTGTTTATCCTCCTGATATTGTCGGCCTGGGCCATTCCCTATTTCTGTGTTGGACAACCTGCTCTGCGTCCGGCAGTAAATATTCCTCAACTGATTGATTCGATCAGTCTCAGTCTGAACCGGCACTATGTATTCCCGGCAGAAGCGCAACGCATGAGCGTCTACCTGAACGCCCAGCTACAGAAGAAAGCATATGCTTCGCTGGCGAATACACCTAACGAGCTGGTAAAGCAATTGCAAGCTGACCTATCCACAGTTCACCATGATCCGCATCTGTTTATGGATTACAATCCAGCTTTTACTGCCGCTGCTCCGGGGAGTCCTTCATCGGCTGAGGAAGAGATGACGCAGGCTAAAAAGTATTGGCAAGCCAACAACTATCTATTCAGGAAAGTCGAGGTGCTGCCCGGAAATATTGGCTACTTCCCGTTCACAGGATTTGTGCCGGATCTGGCTGGCGCCCAACCAACTATTACTGCCGGGCTGCAATTTGTAGCCAATACAAATGCGCTGATCATTGATTTGAGAGAAAATATGGGGGGCAGTCCGGAGATGGTTAGTCTGCTGGAAAGTTATTTTTTCAAGACAAAAACCCATATGAATGACCTGATCAACCGGTCAACCAACGACACAACGGTTTTCTATGCCGATCCTGTAAAGGCACGGAATCTATCGCTATTAATGCCCATTTATATTTTGACCAGTCATCGTACGTTTTCCGGTGCGGAGGATTTTGCTTACGGGATGCAAATGGCCAAACGTGCTATCATCGTAGGTGAAAAGACAGGTGGGGGGGCTCACCCAACCAAACCAATTTCGGTGGGGCAGGGCATTGTTATATCCATCCCATTTGCCCGTTCGCTCAACCCGGTTACACACACGGATTGGGAAGGGGTTGGAGTCATTCCGACCGTGTCAATTGAGGCCAGTCAGGCGTTTGCGAAAGCGCAGGAATTGGCCCTGCTTGAGCAACTGTATGCGGCAACTACTGAACAAGAAAAACATCAGTTAGCGTATCTGCTTGACGAGCTGGCTGCACAACGGCAGGCACAGCCACTGCCAGTAAATGTACTTCGGGTATATGCGGGTACATACGGCCCGCTTACCATTTACCTTAATAAAAATAAACTCTTCTGTAAGAATACTGAGGCTGGAGGGCTGCTAACAGAGTTAAAACATATTTCTAACAGGCGGTTTGTGCTGGATGATACTGCGCACGTAGAATTTGTGAAAGACAGCAAAGGGAGATACCCCACTATCAAGCTGTATGTCAGTGACGGAAACATAGTTGAGGAACGGCGAAAAGGACTACACTAG
- a CDS encoding DUF4386 domain-containing protein → MNANRTSAIDMDVLTERAPMSSLRKTSLVAGILYLLTFVSIPTIALYRSIHEPNYIVSSGPDTAIIFGGILEIIVALAGIGTAITLYPVLQKQNEGFALGLVAARILESGTIFVGVAFLLSIVTMRQAGVGADALVTSHALVALYDRIFLLGQSFMPAVCDMLLGVLLYKSRLVPRTLSLIGIIGAPLLIAGYIAVLFGVIGRHAPLAALSALPVALFEFSLGIYLIIKGFRPSCY, encoded by the coding sequence ATGAATGCAAACAGAACTAGCGCAATCGACATGGATGTATTAACGGAGCGAGCACCAATGAGCTCCCTGCGAAAGACCTCGCTGGTCGCAGGCATACTCTACCTGCTCACATTTGTCTCCATTCCGACAATAGCCCTCTACAGGTCGATTCATGAACCGAACTACATCGTAAGCTCTGGACCGGACACGGCCATCATTTTCGGTGGTATCCTCGAAATAATCGTGGCTCTGGCTGGTATTGGCACTGCTATAACACTATACCCGGTACTCCAGAAGCAGAACGAAGGGTTCGCCTTAGGTCTCGTTGCTGCGCGGATTCTGGAATCTGGTACCATCTTCGTGGGTGTGGCCTTCCTTCTATCAATCGTAACCATGCGGCAGGCCGGGGTAGGAGCCGATGCTCTGGTCACCAGCCATGCACTTGTCGCCCTCTATGACCGCATTTTCCTGCTCGGACAAAGTTTCATGCCTGCTGTCTGCGACATGTTGCTGGGAGTCCTGCTGTATAAGTCCCGCTTGGTGCCCCGAACCCTGTCACTGATCGGAATCATTGGAGCCCCACTATTGATCGCTGGCTACATCGCGGTGCTTTTTGGTGTCATTGGGCGACATGCTCCGCTGGCGGCACTGTCTGCCCTTCCGGTCGCACTATTTGAGTTTTCGCTGGGCATCTACCTCATTATTAAAGGATTCAGACCATCCTGCTATTAG
- a CDS encoding porin family protein gives MKKNRQAGIILGIIFLSAAAFGQARGQGSNKIEGGKKIAKTYFDLMVNVASTNVNYGSANSSLTDYKKSANGIQAGVSLQAGITSGFSLVSELYYMTKGGQLKANNPMSANESTLQFNTLELPVLARFHMGKFYINAGPSIAYNISGNSKINDQSTKLLFENSSEGFKRLEAGIQLGGGVEFPFKQKRIVLDIRYNYGLTNIVYTKEMYNRALMISVHYSKAWKTNPLAGR, from the coding sequence ATGAAAAAAAATAGACAAGCAGGGATCATACTAGGTATAATTTTCCTGTCAGCAGCCGCATTTGGTCAAGCTAGAGGGCAAGGATCAAACAAAATAGAGGGTGGCAAAAAAATAGCAAAAACATACTTCGACTTAATGGTGAATGTGGCGAGTACAAACGTCAACTACGGTAGCGCTAACAGTAGTCTAACTGATTATAAGAAATCAGCTAACGGTATACAGGCTGGAGTGTCATTGCAGGCGGGTATTACATCCGGATTTTCCCTTGTTTCTGAACTATATTATATGACAAAGGGCGGGCAGCTAAAAGCTAATAATCCAATGAGTGCCAATGAATCAACCCTTCAATTTAATACCTTAGAATTGCCAGTACTGGCACGTTTTCATATGGGTAAATTTTATATTAACGCTGGTCCATCCATTGCTTACAACATTAGTGGAAACAGTAAAATTAACGATCAGTCTACCAAACTTTTGTTTGAAAATTCAAGCGAGGGATTTAAGCGTTTAGAAGCCGGTATTCAACTAGGTGGAGGAGTTGAGTTTCCATTTAAACAAAAAAGGATTGTGTTGGACATACGGTACAATTATGGTTTAACCAATATAGTCTATACCAAGGAAATGTATAACAGGGCTTTGATGATCAGTGTGCATTATTCTAAAGCCTGGAAAACAAACCCCCTGGCGGGCAGATAA